One window from the genome of Rhodococcus sp. ABRD24 encodes:
- the zwf gene encoding glucose-6-phosphate dehydrogenase, which translates to MSGPAADGWINPLRDHKDRRLPRIAGPCGLVIFGVTGDLARKKLMPAVYDLANRGLLPPGFALVGFARRDWVDQDFAQVVHDAVREHARTPFSEDVWEQLSKGIRFVQGSFDDDDAFAELSNTLDALDRERGTRGNHAFYLSIPPAQFPTVCEQLSKSGLAKSADGQWRRVVIEKPFGHDLESAQELNAVVNNVFPEDTVFRIDHYLGKETVQNILALRFANQLFDPIWNAHYVDHVQITMAEDIGLGGRAGYYDGIGAARDVIQNHLLQLLAFTAMEEPISFEPSELQAEKIKVLSATRLAEPLDETTARGQYAGGWQGGRKVVGLLDEDGFAQDSTTETYAAITLEVDTRRWAGVPFYLRTGKRLGRRVTEIAVVFKRAPHLPFDATMTEDLGQNALVIRVQPDEGVTMRFGSKVPGSSMEVRDVNMDFSYGQAFTESSPEAYERLILDVLLGEPSLFPVNAEVELSWRILDPVLEHWAKQGRPEPYEAGTWGPPSAQEMLRRTGREWRRP; encoded by the coding sequence GTGAGCGGACCCGCGGCGGACGGTTGGATCAACCCACTTCGGGACCACAAGGACCGGCGACTGCCTCGCATCGCCGGCCCCTGCGGGCTGGTGATCTTCGGTGTCACCGGCGATTTGGCTCGTAAGAAGCTGATGCCCGCGGTGTACGACCTCGCCAACCGAGGTCTCCTGCCGCCCGGGTTCGCTCTGGTCGGGTTCGCCCGGCGTGACTGGGTAGACCAGGATTTCGCACAGGTCGTGCACGACGCCGTGCGCGAGCACGCCCGCACCCCGTTCAGTGAGGACGTGTGGGAGCAGCTCTCGAAGGGCATTCGCTTCGTGCAGGGCAGTTTCGACGATGACGATGCCTTCGCCGAGCTGTCGAACACCCTCGATGCGCTGGATCGTGAACGCGGCACCCGCGGCAATCACGCTTTCTACCTGTCGATTCCGCCCGCGCAATTCCCCACAGTGTGCGAGCAGCTGTCGAAGTCGGGACTGGCGAAGTCCGCGGACGGACAGTGGCGCCGGGTCGTCATCGAGAAGCCGTTCGGGCACGATCTCGAGAGCGCACAGGAACTCAATGCGGTGGTGAACAACGTGTTCCCCGAGGACACCGTGTTCCGCATCGACCACTACCTGGGTAAGGAGACGGTCCAGAACATCCTGGCGCTCCGTTTCGCCAACCAGTTGTTCGATCCGATCTGGAACGCACACTACGTCGACCACGTGCAGATCACGATGGCCGAGGACATCGGTCTCGGCGGCCGCGCCGGGTACTACGACGGTATCGGTGCCGCACGGGACGTCATCCAGAACCACCTGCTCCAGCTGTTGGCATTCACCGCGATGGAGGAGCCCATCAGCTTCGAACCGTCCGAGCTGCAGGCCGAGAAGATCAAGGTACTCTCGGCGACCCGGCTCGCGGAACCACTCGACGAGACCACCGCGCGCGGTCAGTACGCAGGCGGCTGGCAGGGCGGACGCAAGGTTGTCGGGCTACTCGACGAGGACGGGTTCGCACAGGACTCCACCACCGAGACCTACGCGGCGATCACACTCGAGGTGGACACGCGGCGCTGGGCCGGGGTGCCGTTCTATCTACGCACGGGAAAGCGGCTGGGTCGCAGGGTCACCGAGATCGCCGTCGTGTTCAAGCGGGCGCCGCATCTGCCGTTCGACGCGACCATGACCGAGGATCTCGGACAGAACGCCCTCGTGATCCGGGTCCAGCCCGACGAGGGCGTCACCATGCGATTCGGCTCCAAGGTTCCGGGATCGAGCATGGAAGTCCGGGACGTCAACATGGACTTCAGCTACGGGCAGGCGTTCACCGAGTCCTCCCCGGAGGCCTACGAGCGACTGATTCTCGACGTGCTGCTGGGTGAGCCGTCCCTGTTCCCCGTCAATGCCGAGGTCGAGCTGTCGTGGCGAATCCTCGATCCGGTCCTCGAACACTGGGCGAAGCAGGGCAGGCCCGAGCCGTACGAGGCCGGCACGTGGGGTCCGCCGTCCGCTCAGGAGATGTTGCGGCGCACCGGCCGTGAATGGAGAAGGCCGTGA
- the tal gene encoding transaldolase, protein MTETTTQNANLAALAAAGVSVWLDDLSRTRLETGNLAELIATRSVVGVTTNPTIFQGALTKGEAYDAQLRELAQRGADVDETVRALTTDDVRNACEVLAPQAAKSDGVDGRVSIEVDPRLAHETDATVAQAIELWKLVDRDNLLIKIPATKAGLPAITRVIAEGISVNVTLIFSVERYEAVIDAYLAGLEAAKAAGHDLSKIHSVASFFVSRVDTEIDAQLGRIGSDEALALRGKAGLANARLAYASYQKVFEGGERWAALAAAGARVQRPLWASTGVKNPDYSDTLYVTDLVAPNTVNTMPEKTMEAVADHGIVNGDTISGTAEASQAVFDQLAAVGIDIPAVFDKLETEGVDKFEVSWIELLEAIAQQLAAARES, encoded by the coding sequence ATGACTGAAACCACAACCCAGAACGCCAATCTCGCGGCCCTGGCCGCGGCAGGCGTGTCCGTGTGGCTCGACGACCTGTCCCGCACCCGGCTCGAGACCGGCAACCTCGCGGAGCTGATCGCGACCCGCAGCGTCGTCGGCGTCACCACGAACCCGACGATCTTCCAGGGCGCGCTCACCAAGGGTGAGGCGTACGACGCGCAGCTGCGCGAGCTCGCGCAGCGGGGCGCCGACGTCGACGAGACCGTCCGCGCCCTCACCACCGACGACGTTCGCAATGCCTGCGAGGTACTGGCCCCGCAAGCCGCGAAGTCGGACGGCGTCGACGGCCGCGTTTCGATCGAGGTCGATCCGCGTCTGGCCCACGAGACGGACGCTACGGTCGCGCAGGCGATCGAGCTGTGGAAGCTCGTCGACCGCGACAACCTGCTCATCAAGATCCCAGCCACCAAGGCGGGCCTGCCCGCGATCACCCGGGTGATCGCGGAGGGCATCAGCGTCAACGTCACGCTCATCTTCTCGGTCGAGCGCTACGAGGCCGTCATCGACGCCTACCTCGCGGGCCTCGAGGCCGCGAAGGCCGCCGGACACGACCTGTCGAAGATCCATTCGGTGGCGTCGTTCTTCGTCTCCCGCGTGGATACCGAGATCGACGCGCAGCTCGGCAGGATCGGCTCGGACGAGGCGCTCGCACTGCGGGGCAAGGCCGGACTGGCCAACGCCCGCTTGGCATACGCGTCGTACCAGAAGGTGTTCGAGGGCGGCGAGCGCTGGGCCGCCCTGGCAGCCGCCGGCGCCCGCGTCCAGCGCCCGCTGTGGGCGTCGACGGGTGTGAAGAACCCCGACTACTCCGACACGCTGTACGTCACCGACCTCGTCGCCCCGAACACCGTGAACACGATGCCGGAGAAGACGATGGAGGCCGTCGCCGATCACGGCATCGTCAACGGTGACACCATCTCGGGTACCGCCGAGGCGTCGCAGGCCGTCTTCGACCAGCTCGCGGCCGTCGGCATCGACATCCCCGCCGTCTTCGACAAGCTCGAGACCGAGGGCGTCGACAAGTTCGAGGTCTCTTGGATCGAGCTCCTCGAGGCGATCGCACAGCAGCTCGCCGCTGCTCGAGAGAGCTGA
- the tkt gene encoding transketolase, whose amino-acid sequence MSITDEIRVLTQPVHPSDWTELDTKAVDTARVLAADAVQKVGNGHPGTAMSLAPLAYTLFQRVLRHDPKNAEWTGRDRFVLSCGHSSLTLYTQLYLSGYGLELADLEALRTWGALTPGHPEYGHTVGVEMTTGPLGQGLASAVGMAMAARRERGLFDPDAPAGASPFDHYIYVIASDGDIEEGVTSEASSIAGVQELGNLIVFYDDNKISIEHDTAIALGEDVAKRYEAYGWHVQTVEGGENVSAILDAVAAAKAVTDKPSIILLRTIIGYPAPTMMNTGDVHGAALGPEEVAGVKRALGFDPEKSFDVDPAALAHARQVVDRGAAAHSQWQADFDAWAAREPERKALFDRLHAGEFPEGWTDNLPTWDADAKGVATRKASGKTLNALGPILPELWGGSADLAGSNNTTIDGSDSFGPTSISTKDWNAQPYGRTLHFGIREHAMGSILNGIVLHGPTRAYGGTFLVFSDYMRPAVRLAALMQTPALYVWTHDSIGLGEDGPTHQPIEHLASLRAIPNMSVIRPGDANETAQAWRAALEHKTGPTALALTRQDIPVLDGTKEKAAKGVKLGAYVLAEASTGTPEVILLGTGSELQLAVAAREVLETDGVATRVVSVPCLDWFEQQDQAYRDEVLPPAVRARVSVEAGIAMPWHKIIGSDGEAVSIEHYGASADHKTLFREFGFTTEAVTDAARRVLARVKG is encoded by the coding sequence GTGTCGATCACAGACGAGATCCGCGTCCTCACGCAACCGGTCCACCCCTCGGACTGGACCGAACTGGACACCAAGGCCGTCGACACCGCCCGCGTTCTTGCCGCGGATGCCGTCCAGAAGGTCGGCAACGGCCACCCGGGCACCGCGATGAGCCTGGCGCCGCTCGCCTACACCTTGTTCCAGCGCGTGCTGCGACACGATCCGAAGAACGCCGAATGGACCGGCCGCGACCGGTTCGTGCTGTCGTGCGGACACAGCAGCCTGACGCTGTACACCCAGCTGTACCTGTCGGGTTACGGACTCGAGCTCGCCGACCTGGAAGCACTGCGCACGTGGGGCGCGCTCACCCCGGGCCACCCCGAGTACGGCCATACCGTCGGCGTCGAAATGACCACCGGTCCGCTCGGTCAGGGCCTGGCCTCTGCCGTCGGAATGGCGATGGCCGCCCGTCGTGAGCGCGGTCTGTTCGATCCGGACGCCCCCGCCGGCGCGAGCCCGTTCGACCACTACATCTACGTGATCGCGTCGGACGGTGACATCGAGGAGGGTGTGACCTCCGAGGCGTCGTCGATCGCGGGCGTCCAGGAACTGGGCAACCTCATCGTCTTCTACGACGACAACAAGATCTCGATCGAGCACGACACCGCGATCGCCCTCGGTGAGGACGTCGCCAAGCGCTACGAGGCGTACGGCTGGCACGTACAGACCGTCGAGGGCGGCGAGAATGTCTCCGCGATCCTCGACGCCGTCGCCGCCGCGAAGGCCGTCACCGACAAGCCGTCGATCATCCTGCTGCGCACGATCATCGGCTACCCGGCCCCGACGATGATGAACACCGGCGACGTGCACGGCGCCGCCCTCGGCCCCGAGGAAGTTGCGGGCGTCAAGCGCGCTCTGGGCTTCGACCCGGAAAAGAGCTTCGACGTCGATCCGGCTGCCCTCGCCCACGCCCGTCAGGTCGTCGACCGTGGTGCCGCCGCGCATTCGCAGTGGCAGGCCGACTTCGACGCGTGGGCCGCGCGCGAGCCCGAGCGCAAGGCACTGTTCGACCGCCTGCACGCCGGAGAGTTCCCCGAGGGCTGGACGGACAATCTGCCGACGTGGGACGCCGACGCCAAGGGGGTCGCCACCCGCAAGGCGTCGGGCAAGACGCTCAACGCTCTGGGCCCGATCCTGCCGGAGCTGTGGGGCGGCTCCGCCGACCTCGCCGGCAGCAACAACACCACGATCGACGGATCCGACTCGTTCGGCCCCACGTCCATCTCCACCAAGGACTGGAACGCTCAGCCCTACGGCCGGACGCTGCACTTCGGTATCCGTGAGCACGCAATGGGCTCGATCCTCAACGGCATCGTGCTGCACGGACCGACCCGCGCGTACGGCGGCACCTTCCTCGTCTTCAGCGACTACATGCGCCCGGCCGTGCGCCTGGCGGCACTGATGCAGACCCCCGCGCTGTACGTGTGGACCCACGACTCCATCGGCCTCGGCGAGGACGGCCCGACGCACCAGCCGATCGAGCACCTCGCCTCGTTGCGCGCGATCCCGAACATGTCGGTCATCCGCCCCGGCGACGCCAACGAGACCGCCCAGGCGTGGAGGGCCGCGCTCGAGCACAAGACCGGCCCCACTGCGCTGGCGCTCACCCGTCAGGACATCCCGGTTCTCGACGGCACCAAGGAGAAGGCTGCCAAGGGCGTCAAGCTCGGCGCCTACGTCCTGGCCGAGGCGTCCACCGGCACCCCCGAGGTGATCCTGCTCGGCACCGGTTCGGAGCTGCAGTTGGCCGTCGCCGCCCGTGAGGTGCTCGAGACCGACGGCGTCGCCACCCGCGTCGTGTCGGTGCCCTGTCTCGACTGGTTCGAGCAGCAGGACCAGGCGTACCGCGACGAGGTGCTCCCACCCGCGGTGCGTGCCCGCGTCAGCGTCGAGGCCGGTATCGCGATGCCGTGGCACAAGATCATCGGCAGCGACGGCGAGGCTGTCTCGATCGAGCACTACGGCGCCTCCGCCGACCACAAGACGCTGTTCCGCGAGTTCGGCTTCACCACCGAAGCGGTCACCGATGCCGCACGTCGCGTCCTTGCACGTGTGAAGGGATGA
- a CDS encoding heme o synthase, with the protein MRTGHRPSGHGFGSPDPASDSASARHAGTVWGRISSTVLAYIALTKPRVIELLLVATIPAMLLADRGHIDLVLILSTLFGGWMGAASANALNCVVDADIDKVMKRTALRPLARQAVPTSHAFVFGITLGIASFVWLWWAANLLAGFLVVLTIAFYVLVYTMVLKRRTWQNVIWGGAAGCMPVMVGWAAVTGSLSWEPLVLFLIIFFWTPPHTWALGMRYKEDYKAAGVPMLPVIASEEHVTKQIVIYTWATVVASLALVPAAGWIYAVVTLLAGAWFLFVAHQLYNSVRGGTPIKPLKLFLQSNNYLAIVCCGLAVDSVLGWQTVAQLF; encoded by the coding sequence GTGCGTACAGGGCATCGGCCGAGCGGACACGGCTTCGGTAGCCCCGACCCTGCATCCGACTCCGCGTCTGCGCGGCATGCCGGCACGGTGTGGGGCCGGATCTCGTCCACGGTTCTGGCGTACATCGCGCTCACCAAGCCGCGCGTCATCGAACTGCTGTTGGTTGCGACCATCCCGGCGATGCTGCTCGCGGACCGCGGCCACATCGATCTCGTGCTCATCCTGAGCACGCTGTTCGGCGGCTGGATGGGCGCCGCGAGCGCCAACGCGCTCAACTGCGTCGTCGATGCCGACATCGACAAGGTGATGAAGCGCACGGCGCTGCGCCCGCTGGCCCGCCAGGCGGTGCCGACATCGCACGCATTCGTGTTCGGCATCACGCTCGGTATTGCGTCGTTCGTGTGGTTGTGGTGGGCGGCCAACCTGCTCGCCGGATTCCTCGTGGTTCTGACGATCGCGTTCTACGTCCTCGTCTACACGATGGTGCTCAAGCGGCGGACTTGGCAGAACGTCATCTGGGGTGGTGCCGCGGGTTGCATGCCTGTGATGGTCGGCTGGGCCGCCGTGACCGGCTCGCTCAGCTGGGAGCCGCTCGTCCTCTTTCTCATCATCTTCTTCTGGACGCCGCCGCACACGTGGGCGCTCGGCATGCGTTACAAGGAGGACTACAAGGCCGCCGGTGTACCGATGCTGCCGGTCATTGCCTCCGAGGAGCACGTCACCAAGCAGATCGTGATCTACACGTGGGCCACCGTCGTCGCGTCTCTTGCGCTGGTGCCGGCGGCCGGGTGGATCTATGCGGTCGTCACACTCCTGGCCGGTGCCTGGTTCCTGTTCGTGGCGCACCAGCTCTACAACAGTGTGCGGGGCGGCACGCCGATCAAGCCGCTCAAGCTGTTCCTGCAGTCCAACAACTATCTCGCGATCGTGTGTTGCGGTCTGGCAGTCGACTCCGTCCTGGGCTGGCAGACGGTCGCGCAGCTCTTCTGA
- a CDS encoding quinone oxidoreductase: protein MRAIVVSQFGGPEVLVPAEVPDPEINAGDLLVATDAIGINYLDTYFRTGIYARDLPYVPGDEGSGVVIAVGDDVTEFTVGDRVAWAIAPGSYAEKVAVPAAVAVAVPHGVPPEQAASALLQGMTAHYLIESAYSAQPGETVLLHAGAGGVGLLLTQMAAAKGVRVITTVSSAEKEALSRAAGAWQVLRYGADLADRVRDLTGGEGVAAVYDGVGADTFEASLRSLRIRGTLVLFGAASGPVPPFDPQRLNAGGSLYITRPTLAHYTRDRAELTWRAGAVLNSIAAGTLNLRIGATYPLADAAQAHRDLEGRKTTGSIVLMP, encoded by the coding sequence ATGCGCGCAATTGTGGTGTCCCAGTTCGGCGGTCCCGAGGTTCTCGTCCCGGCGGAGGTTCCGGATCCGGAGATCAACGCCGGTGACCTGCTGGTTGCCACCGATGCGATCGGCATCAACTACCTCGACACCTACTTCCGCACCGGGATCTACGCGCGTGATCTGCCGTATGTTCCCGGCGACGAGGGTTCCGGTGTCGTGATCGCCGTGGGCGACGATGTCACCGAATTCACTGTCGGCGACCGGGTCGCATGGGCGATCGCGCCGGGCAGCTATGCGGAGAAGGTTGCCGTGCCGGCGGCAGTGGCCGTCGCGGTCCCCCACGGGGTCCCGCCGGAACAGGCCGCTTCCGCGCTGCTACAGGGCATGACTGCGCACTATCTCATCGAGTCGGCGTATTCCGCGCAGCCGGGCGAAACCGTGCTGCTCCACGCCGGGGCCGGCGGCGTCGGGCTGCTGCTGACACAGATGGCGGCGGCGAAGGGCGTCCGGGTGATCACCACCGTGTCCTCCGCCGAGAAGGAAGCTCTCTCCCGAGCGGCCGGGGCGTGGCAGGTGCTGCGCTACGGCGCCGATCTGGCCGATCGGGTGCGCGACCTCACCGGCGGCGAGGGCGTAGCGGCGGTGTACGACGGCGTCGGCGCCGACACGTTCGAGGCGAGCCTGCGCTCGCTGCGAATCCGCGGGACGCTCGTGCTGTTCGGTGCTGCCAGCGGGCCGGTCCCGCCCTTCGATCCGCAGCGCCTGAACGCCGGTGGGTCGCTGTACATCACCCGTCCGACGCTCGCGCACTACACGCGCGACCGCGCGGAGCTCACGTGGCGGGCGGGCGCTGTCCTGAACTCGATCGCCGCGGGAACGCTGAACCTGCGGATCGGGGCCACCTACCCGCTCGCCGACGCCGCCCAGGCGCACCGAGACCTCGAGGGCCGCAAGACAACCGGCTCGATCGTGCTGATGCCGTAA
- a CDS encoding COX15/CtaA family protein, producing MLYLRFLSLVDRLPLPSLSVQRVIAFVVILTQGGIAVTGAVVRVTASGLGCPTWPQCFPGSLVPVGVSSNVQTIHQVVEFGNRLLTFVVVIAAAAIVLAVTRARRRTEVIGYAWLMPAGTVLQAGIGGITVLAGLAWWTVAIHLLASMLMVWLAVLLFAKVGEPDDGTVVQSVPQPLRWLTVLSAVALGGVLVAGTLVTGAGPHAGDKSIDRPVPRLDIDVTTLVHLHAEMLVGYLALLVGLAFGLYAVAASDAVKKRLFVLIGLVLAQSLVGIVQYFTDVPAALVVVHVAGAGVCTAATAAVWAAGRAREHVALPEKVRIRHP from the coding sequence GTGCTGTATCTCAGGTTTCTGAGCCTTGTCGACCGTCTGCCGCTTCCCTCGCTGTCCGTGCAGCGGGTCATCGCGTTCGTGGTGATCCTCACGCAGGGCGGCATCGCGGTGACGGGAGCCGTCGTCCGTGTCACCGCCTCCGGACTCGGTTGCCCCACATGGCCTCAGTGCTTCCCCGGCTCGCTGGTTCCGGTCGGCGTATCGAGCAACGTGCAGACGATCCACCAGGTCGTCGAGTTCGGCAACCGCCTGCTGACGTTCGTCGTCGTGATCGCCGCGGCAGCCATCGTGCTCGCAGTGACGCGAGCGCGTCGCCGCACCGAGGTCATCGGCTATGCCTGGCTCATGCCGGCCGGCACCGTTCTGCAGGCCGGGATCGGCGGCATCACCGTCCTCGCCGGGCTGGCGTGGTGGACCGTCGCGATCCACCTGCTGGCGTCGATGCTGATGGTGTGGCTCGCCGTGCTGTTGTTCGCCAAGGTCGGCGAGCCGGACGACGGCACCGTCGTGCAGAGCGTTCCGCAGCCGCTGCGCTGGCTGACCGTGCTCTCGGCGGTCGCGCTGGGCGGCGTCCTCGTTGCCGGCACGCTGGTGACGGGTGCGGGCCCGCACGCGGGCGACAAGAGCATCGACAGACCCGTTCCGCGCCTCGACATCGACGTCACCACGCTGGTGCACCTGCATGCCGAGATGCTCGTCGGCTATCTGGCCCTACTCGTCGGACTCGCTTTCGGTCTCTACGCGGTCGCCGCCTCCGATGCCGTGAAGAAACGGTTGTTCGTCCTGATCGGTCTCGTGCTCGCACAGTCGCTCGTGGGCATCGTCCAGTACTTCACCGACGTACCCGCCGCGCTGGTCGTGGTGCATGTCGCGGGTGCCGGTGTGTGCACCGCCGCTACGGCCGCCGTGTGGGCCGCCGGACGGGCCCGGGAACACGTCGCGCTGCCCGAGAAGGTCCGCATCCGGCACCCCTGA
- a CDS encoding ABC transporter permease: protein MSVTHHERLADNRFAEGTFAPRPQAAAPARMLAAQTRLELKLLLRNGEQLLITMFIPITLLIGLTLLPIGNLGDDRVDTIVPAVMMVAIMSTAFTGQAIAVGFDRRYGALKRLGATPLPRWGIIAGKSAAVVIVVAMQSVLLGAIGFALGWRPSALGLVLGAVVIALGTVTFAAMGLLLGGTLRAEIVLALANILWFAMAGIGSVIFAEQINDGVRIGAQLIPSGALAQALEDATTGSINVMCVTVLAVWALVSGFVATKAFKFT, encoded by the coding sequence ATGAGCGTGACGCACCACGAGCGGCTGGCCGACAATCGATTCGCCGAGGGCACGTTCGCGCCGCGCCCCCAGGCGGCGGCGCCCGCACGGATGCTCGCCGCGCAGACGCGCCTCGAGCTGAAGCTGCTGCTCCGCAACGGCGAGCAGTTACTCATCACGATGTTCATCCCGATCACCCTGCTCATCGGACTCACACTGCTTCCGATCGGGAACCTCGGCGACGACCGCGTCGACACGATCGTCCCCGCGGTGATGATGGTCGCGATCATGTCGACGGCGTTCACCGGGCAGGCGATCGCCGTCGGCTTCGACCGGCGTTACGGCGCGCTGAAGCGGCTCGGTGCCACACCCCTGCCGCGGTGGGGCATCATCGCCGGTAAGAGCGCGGCGGTGGTGATCGTCGTCGCGATGCAGTCGGTTCTGCTCGGCGCGATCGGCTTCGCTCTCGGCTGGCGCCCGAGTGCGCTGGGACTGGTCCTCGGCGCGGTCGTCATCGCGCTCGGGACCGTCACGTTCGCGGCCATGGGCCTGCTGCTCGGCGGCACGCTGCGCGCCGAGATCGTGCTCGCGCTGGCCAACATCCTGTGGTTCGCGATGGCCGGTATCGGTAGCGTGATCTTCGCTGAGCAGATCAACGACGGAGTGCGGATCGGAGCACAACTGATCCCCTCCGGAGCACTGGCGCAGGCACTCGAGGACGCCACCACGGGCAGCATCAACGTGATGTGTGTAACGGTGTTGGCGGTGTGGGCCCTGGTGTCCGGTTTCGTCGCAACCAAGGCTTTCAAGTTCACCTGA
- a CDS encoding ABC transporter ATP-binding protein, with the protein MRASRATLKKGEPAVRLEGVVKSFGDVRAVDGLDLTLESAQVLALLGPNGAGKTTTVEMCEGFASPDAGSVRVLGLDPIADSASLRPRIGVMLQGGGAYPGSKAGEMLDLVASYSADPLEPEWLLRCLGLQDARRTPYRRLSGGQQQRLALACALVGRPELVFLDEPTAGLDAQARLLVWELIDALRRDGVSVLLTTHMMDEAEELADELVIIDHGQIVASGTPSEVTRTGAEGQLSLVAPPGLDQAPLRAALPADFQVRERTPGNYVVRGNIDPHVVAAVTSWCAGLDALATEIRVDQRRLEDVFLELTGRDLRG; encoded by the coding sequence GTGAGAGCGTCGAGAGCGACGTTGAAGAAGGGCGAACCAGCCGTCCGCCTCGAGGGGGTCGTCAAGTCGTTCGGCGACGTCCGCGCTGTCGACGGACTCGATCTCACTCTCGAATCCGCGCAGGTACTGGCCCTGCTGGGCCCGAATGGCGCGGGTAAGACCACCACCGTGGAGATGTGCGAGGGCTTCGCCTCCCCCGATGCTGGATCGGTGCGCGTCCTGGGTCTCGATCCCATCGCCGACTCGGCGTCCCTCCGCCCGCGGATCGGCGTCATGCTGCAGGGCGGCGGCGCGTACCCGGGCTCCAAGGCAGGGGAAATGCTCGACCTCGTCGCGTCCTACTCCGCGGATCCGCTCGAGCCCGAGTGGCTCCTGCGCTGCCTCGGACTGCAGGATGCGCGGCGGACGCCGTACCGGCGGCTCTCGGGTGGGCAGCAGCAACGTCTGGCACTCGCATGCGCTTTGGTTGGACGCCCCGAGTTGGTGTTCCTCGACGAGCCGACCGCCGGACTGGACGCGCAAGCCCGGCTCCTGGTGTGGGAACTGATCGACGCCCTGCGACGGGACGGCGTCAGCGTCCTGCTGACCACACACATGATGGACGAGGCCGAAGAGTTGGCTGACGAGCTCGTCATCATCGACCATGGACAGATCGTGGCGTCAGGCACGCCGTCCGAGGTCACCCGCACCGGCGCCGAGGGACAATTGAGTCTGGTTGCGCCTCCGGGCCTCGACCAGGCGCCACTGCGCGCCGCACTACCCGCGGACTTCCAGGTGCGCGAGCGCACGCCCGGAAATTATGTCGTCCGCGGCAACATCGACCCGCACGTCGTCGCGGCGGTCACGTCGTGGTGCGCCGGACTGGATGCGCTGGCCACGGAGATCCGGGTGGACCAGCGCCGCCTCGAGGACGTGTTCCTCGAGCTCACCGGACGGGACCTGAGGGGATGA